A region from the Vicia villosa cultivar HV-30 ecotype Madison, WI linkage group LG3, Vvil1.0, whole genome shotgun sequence genome encodes:
- the LOC131661232 gene encoding uncharacterized protein LOC131661232 has translation MSHIATSLHIPNNNNRRHNFASPQSLSDWLKPRLPSNSFASWGVNPGTKNVHNLWLELSQGETSLDDSNPPVRTVQVVKVLITGKDGKFLLESHHELSNGKVSQRNRPLTEKMKPNEVPESTALREIREELGSMLVVGSNAVTIDRNSYEMRVEERDSETYPGLLGCYVFHTFYATVEGLPEGDFCSHEVDEYADSDDKKVAHKAVSVKKHYWKWVSADSIQP, from the coding sequence ATGTCCCACATCGCCACGTCATTACACATCCCCAACAACAATAACCGCCGCCACAATTTCGCATCTCCACAGTCTCTCTCCGACTGGCTCAAACCTCGTTTACCCTCCAACTCCTTCGCATCCTGGGGTGTAAACCCCGGCACCAAGAACGTCCACAATCTCTGGCTCGAACTTTCTCAGGGAGAAACCTCCCTCGATGATTCCAATCCCCCAGTTCGAACCGTTCAGGTTGTTAAGGTTCTGATTACCGGTAAAGATGGAAAGTTTCTGTTGGAGTCGCACCATGAATTGTCCAACGGCAAAGTGAGCCAGCGGAATAGGCCCTTAACGGAAAAGATGAAGCCCAACGAGGTTCCAGAATCCACCGCCCTTAGAGAGATCAGGGAAGAGCTTGGCTCCATGCTCGTTGTTGGGTCAAACGCTGTGACGATTGATCGGAATTCGTATGAGATGAGGGTGGAAGAGAGGGATTCAGAGACTTATCCTGGTTTGCTTGGTTGCTACGTTTTCCATACTTTTTATGCTACGGTTGAGGGTTTGCCAGAGGGTGATTTTTGCTCTCATGAGGTTGATGAGTATGCTGATTCCGACGACAAGAAAGTTGCACACAAAGCTGTTTCTGTTAAGAAACATTATTGGAAATGGGTCAGTGCTGATTCTATTCAACCttga
- the LOC131661231 gene encoding protein TRANSPARENT TESTA GLABRA 1 produces MDNSTQESHLRSDNNSVTYDSPHPLYAMAFSSNPNPQHHQRIAVGSFLEEYTNRIDILSFNPDTLSIKPQPSLSFDHPYPPTKLMFHPSTHSTLQKSSSDLLATSGDYLRLWEVRENSVEAISLFNNSKTSEFCAPLTSFDWNEIEPKRIGTSSIDTTCTIWDIERGVVETQLIAHDKEVYDIAWGESRVFASVSADGSVRIFDLRDKEHSTIIYESPQPDTPLLRLAWNKKDLRYMATILMDSNKVVILDIRSPTTPVAELERHRAGVNAIAWAPRSSKHICSAGDDTQALMWELPTVAGPNGIDPMSMYSSGYEINQLQWSAAQPDWIAIAFANKMQLLRV; encoded by the coding sequence ATGGACAATTCCACTCAAGAATCCCACCTCCGATCCGACAACAACTCCGTCACCTACGACTCCCCCCACCCTCTCTACGCCATGGCTTTCTCTTCAAACCCCAATCCCCAACACCACCAACGAATCGCCGTCGGTAGTTTCCTCGAAGAATACACCAACCGCATCGACATCCTCTCTTTCAACCCCGACACTCTCTCCATCAAACCCCAACCTTCACTCTCCTTCGATCACCCTTACCCACCTACCAAACTCATGTTCcatccctcaacccattccaccCTCCAAAAATCATCCTCCGACCTCCTCGCTACCTCCGGCGACTATCTCCGTCTCTGGGAAGTTCGCGAGAATTCCGTCGAGGCCATTTCTCTTTTCAACAACAGCAAAACCAGCGAGTTTTGCGCTCCGTTAACCTCCTTCGACTGGAACGAAATTGAGCCGAAACGAATTGGGACTTCGAGTATTGACACCACTTGTACTATCTGGGACATTGAAAGAGGGGTTGTGGAAACGCAGCTTATTGCTCATGATAAAGAGGTTTACGATATCGCTTGGGGGGAATCGAGAGTTTTCGCTTCGGTTTCTGCTGATGGGTCTGTTAGGATCTTTGATTTAAGGGACAAAGAGCATTCTACTATTATCTATGAGAGTCCTCAACCGGATACCCCTTTGCTTCGTTTGGCTTGGAACAAGAAGGATTTGAGATACATGGCGACTATTTTGATGGATAGTAATAAAGTTGTGATTTTGGATATTAGATCACCCACCACGCCTGTCGCGGAATTGGAGAGGCATCGGGCGGGTGTTAATGCGATTGCTTGGGCTCCAAGAAGCTCGAAGCATATTTGTTCGGCCGGAGATGATACACAGGCTCTTATGTGGGAGTTGCCTACTGTGGCGGGTCCGAACGGGATTGATCCAATGTCTATGTATTCTTCTGGTTATGAGATTAATCAGCTTCAGTGGTCTGCGGCTCAGCCGGATTGGATTGCAATTGCTTTTGCGAACAAGATGCAGCTTTTGAGGGTTTGA
- the LOC131657974 gene encoding uncharacterized protein LOC131657974 produces MTNQKNQEAAIKNLETQVRQLAKQIAANQSNATFSAKTRENPKEHCKAVFTRTGQKGGEEEIEINDTEKEDNDHATEEKENEVIMSDMTKTNERETNETKKKRKSVKKKVSDNVIPSQHLPYPHAPSKKADSMLIKKKGHKDEETVVLDAQCSAVIQRTTPRKESDPGRVTLPLNIEGNFTGDGLIDLGSSINLIPLSIVKKLGNIVMTPTRMTLQLADKSITSPYGVVQDLLVKVDKFFFSVDFVVVDMEEDHEVPVILGKPFMKTARMMIDMDAGIMKVRVQDEEVKFNLFEAKNYFKNKTDIFRIDTTQGELKDAKDQV; encoded by the exons ATGACGAACCAGAAAAATCAGGAAGCCGCAATTAAAAATTTGGAAACTCAAGTCAGgcaactggctaaacaaattgcagctaACCAGTCAAATGCGACATTCTCAGCCAAGACTCGAGAGAATCCTAAAGAGCATTGCAAAGCAGTTTTTACCCGAACTGGTCAAAAAGGTGGTGAGGAGGAAATTGAAATCAATGATACTGAAAAGGAGGATAATGATCATGCTACAGAAGAGAAGGAGAATGAAGTCATAATGAGCGACATGACCAAGaccaatgaaagagaaacaaatgagactaagaagaaaagaaaaagtgttaAGAAAAAGGTGTCGGATAATGTGATACCAAGTCAACATCTCCCGTACCCTCACGCTCCATCAAAGAAGGCTGAT aGCATGCTCATAAAGAAAAAGGGACACAAAGATGAAGAAACTGTGGTACTTGATGCCCAGTGTAGTGCTgtaatccaaagaactactccaagaaaggaatccgacCCAGGACGAGTCACCTTACCATTAAATATAGAAGGTAACTTTACTGGTGATGGGTTGATTGATCTGGGGTCTAGCATAAACTTGATCCCTCTATCCATTGTCAAGAAACTGGGGAATATTGTGATGACGCCTACTAGGATGACATTACAATTGGCCGACAAGTCCATCACCTCACCATATGGAGTGGTTCAAGATTTGCTAGTGAAAGTAGATAAGTTTTTCTTCTCGGTGGATTTTGTGGTagttgacatggaagaagatcatgaggtaccggTGATCCTTGGAaaaccattcatgaaaaccgcccgaatgatgattgatatggaCGCGGGGATCATGAAAGTAAGGGTACAAGATGAGGAAGTAAAGTTCAATCTGTTCGAAGCCAAGAATTATTTTAAGAACAAAACTGATATCTTCCGAATCGACACCACTCAGGGAGAACTTAAAGATGCTAAAGATCAAGTGTAA
- the LOC131661233 gene encoding uncharacterized protein LOC131661233 translates to MSPPLQPLTITNLPSLPDLLLTALSVCFLFTSSRSHNTTTTSTNCPFLSFPLNPRRFLKIPAMSQTATSSLSSSSNHKNNRRHSFASPQSLSEWLKPRLPSDSFATWGVKPGTKNVHNLWLELSQGETLLEDSNPPIRTVQVVTVRVIGKDGKVLVESHQELSDGRVRERGRPLSEKMKPNEEPESAAVRGIKEELGSVIGVGTEVCDIVTIDPNSYVMRVEERNSGSYPGLPGCYVLHSLNATVEGLPEGDFCTYEVDEYADSDEKKVAHEAVSVKKHYWKWVSADSIQP, encoded by the coding sequence ATGTCCCCACCTTTGCAACCACTAACCATAACAAACCTCCCTTCCTTACCAGATCTTTTACTAACCGCACTCTCCGTTTGCTTTCTTTTCACCTCCTCCAGATCCCACAACACCACAACAACCTCAACCAACTGTCCTTTCCTCTCTTTCCCTCTTAACCCTCGCCGTTTCCTCAAAATTCCCGCCATGTCCCAAACTGCCACCTCATCGTTATCATCGTCGTCCAACCACAAGAATAACCGTCGCCATAGTTTCGCTTCTCCCCAATCTCTATCTGAATGGCTCAAACCTCGTTTACCCTCCGATTCGTTTGCGACTTGGGGCGTTAAACCCGGAACCAAGAACGTTCATAATCTCTGGCTTGAACTCTCCCAAGGAGAAACGTTGCTCGAAGATTCGAATCCTCCGATTCGAACCGTTCAGGTTGTTACGGTTAGGGTTATTGGAAAAGACGGGAAAGTCCTGGTTGAATCGCATCAGGAATTATCTGACGGTAGAGTCAGGGAACGGGGCAGGCCGTTGTCGGAGAAGATGAAACCCAATGAAGAACCGGAGTCTGCCGCTGTTAGGGGGATTAAGGAGGAGCTTGGTTCTGTGATTGGGGTTGGAACGGAGGTTTGTGATATAGTGACGATTGACCCGAATTCGTATGTGATGAGGGTGGAGGAGCGGAATTCAGGGTCTTATCCTGGTTTGCCTGGTTGCTATGTTTTGCATAGTTTGAATGCTACTGTGGAGGGTTTGCCGGAGGGTGATTTTTGCACGTATGAGGTTGATGAGTATGCTGATTCGGATGAAAAGAAAGTTGCTCATGAAGCTGTTTCTGTTAAGAAACATTATTGGAAATGGGTTAGTGCTGATTCTATTCAACCTTGA
- the LOC131655591 gene encoding NDR1/HIN1-like protein 26 — protein MSVITIQSPKHCATKQVLKIERNYKKIFFAFSTFFTTILLLILLIYFILKPSKPQFSLQELDIYQLNLTGPILNSSIQLTLLSKNPNQKVSIYYDEFQVYATYKNQQITSDSYVPPFYQGQQESNLLSSSLVGNGLPVAPSIGYQMGHDQASGRLGLNLKVNGKLRWKIGTWVSGRYRFNVNCVSVVAFGIGTSMNVAPMTSQCSTII, from the coding sequence atgtCTGTAATCACAATACAATCTCCAAAACATTGTGCAACAAAACAAGTCCTCAAAATAGAAAGAAACTACAAGAAAATCTTCTTTGCTTTCTCAACATTTTTCACCACAATCCTCTTACTCATACTCCTCATCTATTTCATCCTCAAACCCTCCAAACCTCAATTCTCCCTCCAAGAACTTGACATCTATCAACTCAACCTCACAGGACCAATCCTCAACTCATCAATCCAACTGACCCTCCTCTCCAAAAATCCAAACCAGAAAGTTAGCATCTACTACGACGAGTTTCAAGTTTATGCAACTTACAAGAATCAACAGATAACCAGTGATTCATATGTGCCACCCTTTTACCAAGGACAGCAAGAGAGTAATCTTCTGTCATCTTCTTTGGTAGGAAATGGTTTACCTGTTGCTCCTTCCATTGGTTATCAAATGGGCCATGATCAAGCTTCTGGAAGATTGGGTTTGAACCTTAAAGTTAATGGAAAGCTTCGTTGGAAAATTGGAACATGGGTTTCTGGTCGTTACAGGTTTAATGTTAACTGTGTTTCTGTTGTGGCGTTTGGAATTGGAACCTCCATGAATGTGGCTCCTATGACTTCTCAGTGTTCTaccataatataa